One Candidatus Marinimicrobia bacterium CG08_land_8_20_14_0_20_45_22 genomic region harbors:
- a CDS encoding rubrerythrin family protein — translation MKSLKGTQTEKNLLIAFAGESQARNRYTYFASQAKKDGFEQIAWIFSETADNEKEHAKRLFKFLEGGEVEIQAVFPSGLIGETKDNLQSAAEGEHYEYSTMYPEFAKIANAEGFTEIAQVFKSIAIAEKHHEETFLALRENILKERVFEREEIVVWRCRNCGYIHVGKKAPEKCPACAHPKDYFELLAENY, via the coding sequence ATGAAAAGTTTGAAAGGAACCCAAACCGAAAAAAATCTGCTGATTGCTTTTGCCGGCGAATCCCAAGCACGAAATCGCTACACCTATTTTGCATCACAAGCAAAGAAAGATGGATTTGAGCAGATCGCATGGATTTTCAGTGAAACTGCCGATAATGAAAAAGAACATGCAAAACGTCTGTTCAAGTTTCTCGAAGGTGGCGAAGTCGAAATTCAGGCGGTATTTCCATCTGGCTTGATTGGTGAAACTAAAGACAATTTACAATCCGCCGCCGAAGGTGAACATTACGAATATTCAACAATGTATCCGGAATTTGCGAAAATCGCCAATGCCGAGGGTTTTACGGAAATCGCTCAGGTTTTCAAATCCATCGCTATTGCGGAAAAACACCACGAAGAAACTTTCCTTGCCCTTCGCGAAAACATACTCAAGGAGCGGGTTTTCGAACGGGAAGAGATAGTCGTTTGGAGATGCCGAAACTGCGGATATATTCACGTTGGCAAAAAGGCCCCGGAAAAATGTCCGGCTTGCGCCCATCCGAAAGACTATTTTGAACTTTTGGCGGAAAACTACTAA
- a CDS encoding rubredoxin, whose product MQKYVCTVCGYVYDPEKGDPDNDIKRGTAFEDLPDGWVCPLCGAEKEDFEPVED is encoded by the coding sequence ATGCAAAAATATGTCTGCACCGTTTGTGGTTATGTTTATGATCCCGAAAAGGGTGACCCAGATAATGATATCAAAAGAGGAACCGCTTTTGAAGATCTCCCCGACGGGTGGGTTTGCCCGCTTTGCGGCGCTGAAAAAGAGGATTTCGAACCCGTGGAGGATTAA
- a CDS encoding MBL fold hydrolase — translation MPLQQLTPDIFFVGARDWDRRFFDELIPLPDGTTYNAYLIKGSEKIALLDTVDPVKEHVLLSNLENLNLPLIDYVISHHAEQDHSGTILAVLKKYPMAKVVTNAKCRTLLSEHLLIPDDKFIVIKDRETLSLGDKTLQFIFTPWVHWPETMSTLLLEDGILFPCDFFGSHLATSEVFATDPAKVYSSAKRYYAEIMMPFRSIVRQNLEKVKSLNVKMIAPSHGPVHRDPNFILSAYEDWTSDRVKNEVVIPYVSMHGSTEAMVNYLIDRLIERGIAVQPFNLSKTDIGELAMALVDTATVVVGSPTVILGAHPLAAYAVFLANFLRPKARYLSIVGSYGWGGKMIEQLSGMIGNLTAEILPPVIAKGYPKDADFQALVGLADQILEKHHHLS, via the coding sequence ATGCCGCTTCAGCAACTGACGCCGGATATTTTCTTCGTCGGCGCACGCGATTGGGATAGGCGATTTTTCGATGAGCTCATCCCGCTTCCCGACGGTACGACCTATAACGCGTATTTAATCAAAGGCTCTGAAAAGATTGCATTACTCGATACCGTCGATCCTGTAAAAGAACATGTTTTGCTATCGAATCTGGAAAATTTAAATCTCCCGCTAATCGATTATGTCATCTCGCATCACGCGGAGCAAGATCATTCCGGAACGATTCTCGCGGTTTTAAAAAAATATCCGATGGCAAAAGTTGTCACAAACGCAAAGTGTCGGACACTCTTGTCCGAACATTTGCTGATTCCCGACGACAAGTTTATCGTCATTAAAGACCGCGAAACGCTCTCACTCGGCGATAAGACGCTTCAATTCATTTTTACGCCATGGGTGCATTGGCCGGAAACGATGTCCACTCTTCTTCTTGAAGACGGAATTTTATTCCCTTGCGATTTCTTTGGCTCGCATTTAGCAACGAGCGAAGTATTTGCTACCGATCCGGCGAAAGTCTATTCGTCAGCCAAGCGTTATTATGCCGAAATCATGATGCCGTTTCGTTCGATCGTGCGTCAAAATCTAGAGAAAGTCAAATCTCTTAACGTGAAAATGATCGCGCCCAGTCACGGTCCGGTTCATCGCGACCCGAACTTTATCCTCTCGGCTTATGAAGACTGGACATCAGATCGAGTCAAGAATGAGGTTGTTATTCCGTATGTTTCGATGCACGGAAGCACGGAAGCAATGGTTAACTATCTCATTGATCGGTTAATCGAGCGTGGCATAGCCGTTCAACCATTTAATTTGTCCAAAACTGACATCGGTGAATTAGCGATGGCGCTTGTCGATACTGCAACGGTCGTCGTCGGATCGCCAACAGTTATTCTCGGAGCTCATCCGCTCGCGGCTTATGCAGTTTTTCTAGCGAATTTCCTCCGGCCGAAAGCCCGCTACCTCTCGATTGTTGGAAGTTACGGTTGGGGCGGCAAAATGATCGAGCAATTGTCTGGCATGATTGGAAATCTGACTGCGGAAATTCTTCCGCCTGTGATCGCAAAAGGCTATCCGAAAGACGCAGATTTTCAGGCACTTGTCGGTCTCGCTGATCAAATTCTTGAAAAACATCATCACCTTTCGTAA
- a CDS encoding zinc transporter: MVGSSFLKNQNHITQALLATTFTYLMTVLGAAVIFLFKSIRRKILDGMLGFAAVFAAATVILVQPILPYAMSFAAGAMIFVVVEELIPESQMEKNTDVATTGAMIGFAFMMALDVAFG; the protein is encoded by the coding sequence ATGGTCGGCTCGTCGTTTTTGAAGAATCAAAACCACATCACACAAGCGTTATTAGCAACGACTTTTACGTATTTAATGACTGTGCTGGGCGCGGCGGTAATTTTTCTCTTCAAAAGTATTCGTCGAAAAATTCTCGACGGGATGCTTGGCTTTGCCGCCGTATTTGCCGCCGCAACTGTGATTTTAGTTCAGCCGATACTTCCTTATGCTATGTCATTTGCCGCCGGAGCGATGATTTTTGTCGTCGTTGAGGAGCTCATCCCAGAATCCCAGATGGAAAAGAACACCGACGTCGCTACAACGGGCGCAATGATCGGTTTTGCTTTTATGATGGCATTAGATGTAGCCTTTGGGTAA
- a CDS encoding CDP-alcohol phosphatidyltransferase: MENQQKAKRIINTLTGPWEKRNLPKMAAALPRWVTSDHLTILGIIAAFVISLGYILTWYSTWWLMLANFGFLLHWWADSLDGTLARVRHTEREQYGYFVDHICDAFSTVIILVAFGFSPLMRLDVGLFLIIGYLMLNIYTHVGAYSKGIFRLSYAKFGPTEVRILVVLVNTLLVFWNPVIFNLNGNSWSVVDVAGGFIAGLFFIVFVIVSIIDAIKLDRLDRAKRKAAEK, from the coding sequence ATGGAAAATCAACAGAAAGCCAAACGCATCATTAACACACTTACCGGCCCGTGGGAGAAACGAAATCTTCCGAAAATGGCCGCGGCGCTTCCTCGGTGGGTCACTTCCGATCACCTGACAATTCTGGGAATTATCGCCGCATTCGTCATCAGTCTGGGTTATATCCTGACTTGGTATTCGACTTGGTGGCTGATGCTCGCCAACTTCGGATTTTTACTTCACTGGTGGGCGGACAGTCTCGACGGAACGCTGGCGCGCGTGCGTCATACCGAGCGCGAGCAATATGGCTATTTTGTCGATCATATCTGCGACGCTTTTTCGACGGTTATAATTCTCGTGGCTTTCGGTTTTTCACCACTGATGCGGCTGGATGTCGGTCTTTTTCTCATAATCGGATATTTGATGCTGAATATCTACACACATGTCGGCGCTTACTCCAAAGGTATTTTCCGTCTCAGCTACGCCAAATTCGGGCCGACGGAAGTTCGCATTCTCGTTGTACTGGTCAACACTCTTCTGGTTTTCTGGAATCCGGTCATTTTTAATCTAAATGGGAATTCGTGGTCAGTCGTGGATGTCGCGGGCGGATTTATCGCTGGATTATTCTTTATTGTTTTCGTCATTGTTTCCATCATCGACGCAATCAAATTAGATCGTCTCGATCGCGCGAAACGGAAAGCCGCAGAGAAATAG